In one Gossypium hirsutum isolate 1008001.06 chromosome D09, Gossypium_hirsutum_v2.1, whole genome shotgun sequence genomic region, the following are encoded:
- the LOC107892158 gene encoding uncharacterized protein isoform X2, with protein MANSQLQKYGTLSREQLSYLFDRFSLLIAQPDFKKRILDAVNDKQEPVAVTTAVQEEIFLEMGVDPSFGLACLGKVNMTYENDQDLMIRYYRFVANEELACDEAELGPEGFAEKLHSQQKLHEQQLGMLNYMRKFHFDDQSAILEKLHHQMEDANFESEASILSAEQIQEIVRRRVSPLFRPR; from the exons ATGGCGAATTCCCAGTTGCAGAAATACGGGACATTATCAAGGGAGCAATTGTCATATCTATTTGATCGATTCTCTCTTCTTATTGCCCAGCCAG ATTTTAAGAAGAGGATTCTAGACGCTGTGAATGACAAgcag GAACCGGTTGCTGTTACCACGGCAGTTCAGGAAGAGATATTTTTGGAGATGGGTGTTG ATCCAAGTTTCGGTCTTGCATGCCTGGGGAAAGTAAATATGACTTACGAGAATGATCAAGATTTGATGATTCGTTATTATAGATTTGTTGCCAA TGAGGAGTTAGCCTGTGATGAAGCTGAGCTTGGACCTGAGGGATTTGCTGAAAAGCTTCATAGTCAACAAAAACTTCATGAGCAG CAACTGGGGATGCTAAATTACATGCGCAAATTTCACTTCGATGACCAATCTGCAATTCTTGAGAAG TTACACCATCAGATGGAAGATGCTAATTTTGAGAGTGAGGCATCAATTTTGTCTGCTGAGCAGATACAAGAGATTGTTCGAAGGAGGGTGTCTCCTTTATTTAGGCCAAGGTGA
- the LOC107892158 gene encoding uncharacterized protein isoform X1 — translation MANSQLQKYGTLSREQLSYLFDRFSLLIAQPDFKKRILDAVNDKQEPVAVTTAVQEEIFLEMGVDPSFGLACLGKVNMTYENDQDLMIRYYRFVANEELACDEAELGPEGFAEKLHSQQKLHEQQLGMLNYMRKFHFDDQSAILEKLHHQMEDANFESEASILSAEQIQEIVRRRVSPLFRPS, via the exons ATGGCGAATTCCCAGTTGCAGAAATACGGGACATTATCAAGGGAGCAATTGTCATATCTATTTGATCGATTCTCTCTTCTTATTGCCCAGCCAG ATTTTAAGAAGAGGATTCTAGACGCTGTGAATGACAAgcag GAACCGGTTGCTGTTACCACGGCAGTTCAGGAAGAGATATTTTTGGAGATGGGTGTTG ATCCAAGTTTCGGTCTTGCATGCCTGGGGAAAGTAAATATGACTTACGAGAATGATCAAGATTTGATGATTCGTTATTATAGATTTGTTGCCAA TGAGGAGTTAGCCTGTGATGAAGCTGAGCTTGGACCTGAGGGATTTGCTGAAAAGCTTCATAGTCAACAAAAACTTCATGAGCAG CAACTGGGGATGCTAAATTACATGCGCAAATTTCACTTCGATGACCAATCTGCAATTCTTGAGAAG TTACACCATCAGATGGAAGATGCTAATTTTGAGAGTGAGGCATCAATTTTGTCTGCTGAGCAGATACAAGAGATTGTTCGAAGGAGGGTGTCTCCTTTATTTAGGCCAAG TTGA
- the LOC107892158 gene encoding uncharacterized protein isoform X3 → MANSQLQKYGTLSREQLSYLFDRFSLLIAQPDFKKRILDAVNDKQEPVAVTTAVQEEIFLEMGVDPSFGLACLGKVNMTYENDQDLMIRYYRFVANEELACDEAELGPEGFAEKLHSQQKLHEQLHHQMEDANFESEASILSAEQIQEIVRRRVSPLFRPS, encoded by the exons ATGGCGAATTCCCAGTTGCAGAAATACGGGACATTATCAAGGGAGCAATTGTCATATCTATTTGATCGATTCTCTCTTCTTATTGCCCAGCCAG ATTTTAAGAAGAGGATTCTAGACGCTGTGAATGACAAgcag GAACCGGTTGCTGTTACCACGGCAGTTCAGGAAGAGATATTTTTGGAGATGGGTGTTG ATCCAAGTTTCGGTCTTGCATGCCTGGGGAAAGTAAATATGACTTACGAGAATGATCAAGATTTGATGATTCGTTATTATAGATTTGTTGCCAA TGAGGAGTTAGCCTGTGATGAAGCTGAGCTTGGACCTGAGGGATTTGCTGAAAAGCTTCATAGTCAACAAAAACTTCATGAGCAG TTACACCATCAGATGGAAGATGCTAATTTTGAGAGTGAGGCATCAATTTTGTCTGCTGAGCAGATACAAGAGATTGTTCGAAGGAGGGTGTCTCCTTTATTTAGGCCAAG TTGA